Part of the Nocardioides perillae genome is shown below.
AGCGTGCCGACCTGGTCGGCGAGCGGCACGTCGGGGTCGATGCGGTGGAGCTGGAACAGGTCGATGGTCTCCACCCCGAGCCGGCGCAGGCTGAGCTCGCACTGCTGGCGCAGGTAGGACGGGCGGCCCACGGGCACCCACTCCCCCGGGCCGGTCCGCGTCAGCCCCGCCTTCGTGGCGATCACCAGGTCGTCGGCGTAGGGGTGCAGCGCCTCGCGGATCAGCTCCTCCGACACGTTCGGCCCGTAGGAGTCGGCGGTGTCGATCAGCGTCACGCCCAGCTCGACGGCGCGGCGCAGCACCGCCAGCGCGCCGTCGTGGTCGGCGGGCGGGCCCCAGACCCCCTCGCCGGTGATCTGCATCGCGCCGTAGCCGAGGCGCACCACCTCGGTCTCGCCGCCGATGCGGAAGGTGCCGGAGCCGGTCGCGCGGGTCGTCGTCTCGCTCATGCCGCGAGCGAACCAGCCGCGGCCAAGCCCGGCCTCAGCCGACCCCGCCCCGGGCCGGCCTCAGCCGTCGAGGCGCACGCCGCGCGCCCCGGCGTACGCCGTGACCTCGGCGCGCAGCGCCCGCTTGAGCTCGTCGTCGGCGAAGGAGGCGTCGACCGAGGCCAGCGCGAGCCGTGCGACGCCGGCCTCGTCGAGGCCGAGCAGGTCGGCGGCGACCTCGTGCTCGCGGTTGAGCGTGGTGCCGAACATCGGCGGGTCGTCGGAGGCGATCGCGACGGGCACCCCGGCCTCGACGAAGCGCGGCAGCGGGTGCTCGGCGAGCGAGGCGACGGCCCGGGTGGCGACGTTCGAGGTCGGGCAGACCTCGAGCACGACGCCCTCGTCGGCGAGGCGGCGCAGCAGCGCGGGGTCCTGGGCGGCGGAGGTGCCGTGGCCGATCCGCTCGGCGCCGAGGTCGTCCAGCGCCGACCACACGGTCTCCGGCCCGGTGGTCTCCCCGGCGTGCGGCACCGAGCGCAGGCCGGCCGCACGGGCGGCCTCGAAGTGTCGGCGGAACTGCGGGCGCGGCACGCCGATCTCGGGTCCGCCCAGGCCGAAGCCGACGAGTGCCTCCGGGCGGTGCTGCAGCGCGAACTCCAGCGTGGCGTCGGCCGCCGGGACCCCGGACTCGCCCGGGACGTCGTAGACCCACCGCAGCACCAGCCCGAAGTCGCGCTCCGCGGCCTCGCGCGCCCGCTCGAGCGCGGCGGTGTAGTCGCCGATCGCCATGCCCCGCACCACCGAGGTGTACGGCGTGCACGTCAGCTCGGCGTAGCGCACCCGCTGCCCCAGGGCCATCTCGCGCGCCACCTCGTAGGTCAGCACCTCGACGTCCTCGGGGGTGCGCACCAGGTCGACGACGGCGAGGTAGACCTCGATGAAGTGGGCGAAGTCGCGGAAG
Proteins encoded:
- a CDS encoding aldo/keto reductase, whose amino-acid sequence is MSETTTRATGSGTFRIGGETEVVRLGYGAMQITGEGVWGPPADHDGALAVLRRAVELGVTLIDTADSYGPNVSEELIREALHPYADDLVIATKAGLTRTGPGEWVPVGRPSYLRQQCELSLRRLGVETIDLFQLHRIDPDVPLADQVGTLRELQEEGKVRHLGLSEVDVDELRAAQEVAQIATVQNLFNLGNRDAQPLLEVCEAEGIGFIPWFPLATGELSQTDGPLADAARRHDASPSQLALAWLLQRSPVVLPIPGTKSVEHLEDNLRAADLELTDEEVAALEDAVG
- a CDS encoding adenosine deaminase, whose protein sequence is MPHRLTDFVAGLPKAELHVHHVGSASPEVVAELAARHPGGPVPSDLEQLREFMTFRDFAHFIEVYLAVVDLVRTPEDVEVLTYEVAREMALGQRVRYAELTCTPYTSVVRGMAIGDYTAALERAREAAERDFGLVLRWVYDVPGESGVPAADATLEFALQHRPEALVGFGLGGPEIGVPRPQFRRHFEAARAAGLRSVPHAGETTGPETVWSALDDLGAERIGHGTSAAQDPALLRRLADEGVVLEVCPTSNVATRAVASLAEHPLPRFVEAGVPVAIASDDPPMFGTTLNREHEVAADLLGLDEAGVARLALASVDASFADDELKRALRAEVTAYAGARGVRLDG